GTCACGAAATTCGGATGCGGCGAGATGACCCGGTCTGGAAGCTCGACCTCTGCCGCTGTTTCGGCGCTTTCCTCACGCGTGAACGCTACGCTCATGTCTATCCTTCCAATGCCGAAGCGAGGCCAATCTCATGCAACGATTGAAGGGTCCAAATGGCTCCCTTCGATCGTGGATTATCGGCCGGTGACGCCGCCGCGGTCGACGCGATTACGCAAGGCGTGCAACCGGGTCTCCATTTTGTCGCGAATGCATTCATTGATGGCAGGGCCCGGATGCGCACTATGATGCGAGGCCCAGCCGCAGCCGCTGCGTTGTTTTATAAAGGCGAGCTGGCTTTGCGCGAGCCCATGGCGGTCATCGCCTGAAAATTCTGCCAGTCCGCGATCGTAGAGCGCGGCGATCTCACGGTCCATGGCGACGAATTCGGGCGACTCGCAGATCGTCTTTTCGATCGTCGTCGACGCTTTTTTGCAATTGATGGGCGGTGTCGCGGCACACGCGGGCACCGCCGCCGAAAAACACGCCCCAGCCGTGAAAGCGAATGCAAGAATCCTTCTAGCTTTCATTCCCCAATCCTTGTGATCAGCGGTGTCGATGGGTCTCACTCTAACGCAGGATAGATCGCGTGCAATGAGAGAGCAGGGTGAAAAAAGCGATCATCGCGGAGGCGATGAATCCACCTCGTGCGAAAATACATATGTTCCCGGCCATACGTCTTGTCTGGATGCAGGACGATGCCGCGCGACGCGGATTCCCTGTGGATGAGCACCGACTCCGGAACGAAGACAGTCGCCCATCCGTGTTCCGCCAACCGCAAGCAGAGGTCTATATCGTTGAGCTCGACCGGCAAATTCACGGCGTCGAAACCGCTCACCGCATCGAACTTGCGCTTCTCCACGGCGAGGCAGGCAGCGGTGACCGACGAAACCTCATGCGGCACACGCAATCGCCCGAGATAGCCTGGGTCGTCTTTTGGCAAGGTTCTTTCAAAGTGACCGGCGCGGCCACCCATGCCGAGCACGACGCCCGCATGTTGCACGCGCCCGTTTGGATAGAGCAATTTTGCACCAACGGCGCCGACGCCCGGCCGCTGCGCCCAGTGAAGCAATGGCTCGAGCCACGTCTCGTCGATGATTTCCGTATCGTTGTTCAGAAACATGAGCACCGGCGCGAGGGCTTCTGCCGCCGCATCATTGCAAAAACTGGCGAAATTGAATGCCCCCGGACGCGATATCACGCGGAAGTGCGGCTCATGCGCCAATTGGTCGAGCAGACGGCGCGCTTGGCTTTGTTCGGTTCCATTATCGACGACGATGATCTCGATACCGTCCAGGCATGTCTTCCTCCGAAGGCTTTCGACACAGGTGCTGAGAAGATCGAATCTGTCCTTTGTCGGAATGATGAGGGTCGCGCGCGGAGAGAACCCCGAAGCGATGCTCACACGCCCGCTTTTTTCGGTGTGTGGCGCATGGGCGTAAGCCGGGGGTGCGCCACGCCGGGATCGCATGACCCGCCTGATGTGTGCGACCTCGGCCTTTAACCGCGTCTCGCCGGACAGGTTTTCAGCCGGCCGCAGCCATTCGATCGCGCTTGGCATACGCTCTTTCAGAAAGCAGACACGAAAAAACGTCGCCGTGCCGGTGAGACCCATGCCGACGGCGGCGCTCCAATCCGGTCTGAGCTGCGGAGCGAAATGGCGGCCGTCTTTGCCGACGAACTCCTCATCTCCGTAGAAAATATCCGTCTTCGAATGGCGGCTGCCCATTTCGACAAAGACGGGAAGTGAATAGGCCGGAATTGAATCAGACATCGCAATGGGCGCTATGAAATCATCGTCCGACAGACCGTGGAGCAAGTCCGCGCCAAGCCGATCCGGCGAAATGATCGCAAGCTTCGTGCTCAAGCCGGCGTCTTGCCGCGCGGAAAATGCGAAGTCCTTCGATGGCGCGACAATAGCAATCGACCAGTTCGGATAGGATTGAGTATCAAGTTCCGACAGAAGGCGTGTTACGTCCGCAGCGCTTGCGCCGTCTGGAAAGCCGAGAAACCTGACATGCGGCCCGCGGGTCCAATCCGTTCTTGGAACATCGAATTGATCGAGGTCGAGTTGCCTCGTTCTCCGTTCGCGCCATTCATTGTAAGTTGCGAAACTTTGTGCCGAGAGCGCCTTCTTAAATTCCACTTTTGCAAAATGGCGAAGCCCAATGAGTTCGGCGCCGATGCCGAGCAGGCAATGGCGGGCATTTTGCCGGAGCGCACGCCAGAGCATCTGGGCCTGTGAGAGCGTGGCAAAATGATCGATCGCAAAGCTGAAGGGACCCGCGCGATTGGTCGGCGATATCCAAATCTCGCGCGTGTCTTTCGGGATATATCCGATCCAAATGGCCCGGCCGAATAAGGCGCCGGGCAGAATTTCATCGTGGTAGGCATCTCTCGAAAAACATCGCAGCACCGGCCGGGCCAAGGGATCGAAGAAACCCGTCGCGTATTGGAGTTCGATCCAGCAGCCGTGCGGCACGGGAGACTCAAAGTCGAGACGCAGCCAGGGTTCATCGCAGAGGGCCGAATATGATTTTTCATCCTGCTCGACATCCCGGGCGGCGCTCAACCCTACAATTGGAAAGCCGCTATGCGTCATGACCATGCGCTCATCCAACGGTCCGGCGTGCGAAAACCGAAAATGAAGGTCCGTTTGGATGAGCGGGTTCGTCATGCGCTATTCGTATATCGGCAAATCCGAGCGCTTTTATGATAGACAAGATGTCGTCCTTCTCCATCCAGCAATGAAGATCATGCATCCCGCCGCAGAACGCCTTGTTGCGCCAAGCCCCATGGTAGCTGCGCTTGTGAAAGCGGACCTTCATACCGTGCCGCTCCTGCGTCTGGGCAGGGCCGACAAAAGCTTGCCGCCTTGGGTCGCCGACCGGCATGGCATCGTCGTTCGCATAATGCGTCCAAAGATAGAAGGCATCGGTCTTTTGCGCGATCAGTTCCAGCAGGCGCACGGGATCCTGCATATGATAGAGAACTCCAGACGCAATGATGAAGTCGTAATGGTCTTGCCTCTGGTCCAGCCAATCGGTGAAGTCGCCTAGAAAAAACTTCGCATGTTCGAGACAAAGAAGCTCCTTGACGACAAGGCAGCGCAAGAACGAGAGCTTGTTCGCTTCGATCGAATGGATGGTGCCGGCGCCGCTGCGCTCGAGGAGATAGGTATGCGCGGCTTCGAGCGGTCCGAGTTCGAGGATCTTGCGCCCCTCGACCGAGCCGAACTGCTCGATCGCCCAGATGATCCTTGGATCATTGTAGAAAGCGCCAATTCCGGCCATCGCGCCGACGTGATCGGGAAGCGCATGGTTCCAGCCGGGGAGGGCGTCGACGGCATTTTGTGCGCTCGGCATGCCGGTCGCATATTCGTCGAGCACGGCGCCATGATCGTCGCCGTTGCGGGTCGCTTTTCCATCCATCGTTCGGTCGATCACGTCGGCAGCCTTGCGCAGCCCGCGGGTCATGAGCCGTGTCAGTGACAATAAACTCTCCCCGTCTCAGTCAGCCGCCCATGACATATCGGACGGCTGCAAGCACGAAAGGTTGGAATGAGGACTCATCGCGCGCCCGGGAGCTGTTTTAGAAAAACCGGCTTTGGCTCCGAGTGATGCTTCGAATACCAGGGATTGAACGCGCGATCTTCAAATATGTCGGTCCGATGCCGGGTTCGCAAGCTTTGTTGATCCTTGCGAAACCGTGCGATCTTATCGGGGGCTTCGTCGCTGCCGCGCGATGCGGATTCGTGATGAAGAAGCGTCGCGAAAGGCGTCCAGACAACCCGAAATCCTTGCGTTATGGCGCGCAGGCAATAATCCACATCATTATAGGCGATTCCGAAAGTCGTCTCGTCGAAGAGCCCGACTCGTTCGATGCATGAACGGGTGATGAGCATGCACGCCGCGGTTACCGCCGACAGGGATTGGCGAACCCGCAGGCGGCCCATCGGCCCCGGGAAACTCTCGTTGCGCCCGATGAACCAATGTCCCGCAAGGCCGCCCAGCCCGGCGATGACGCCGGCATGCTGGAGCGTTCCATTGGGATAGAGCAATTTAGCGCCTACGATTCCGGTTCCGGGATAATCGAGGCAAGAGACCATTTCCTTGAGCCAATTGCCATGCAGGATCTCGATGTCATTGTTCAGAAGCAGGATCAGATCGCCCTTTGCCAATCCGATGCCGCGATTGACCGAGCTGGAAAAATTGAAGTGCTCTTCCTTGATCGACGCCGTAAATTCAATTCCGCTGCGGCGATAGTTCTCATAAAGCGCCAAGACTTCGGGGCTTTTCGAGCCATTGTCGACGACAATGATCTCCAAGGCTGGATAGTCGGTCTTCGCCGTCAAGCCCTCAAGAAGCTTGGAGACGAGTAGCAAGGCGTCGCGATTGGGGATGATGACCGAAACGAGCGGCCATTCGGTGCGCTCCAAGTCAAATCGCAGGCGATGGAGATCGGCCGCGAGGGCAGGGCCAACCTGCGCGGGCCGCGCGTCTGTTGCATAAGCTTCTCCAATGGCGCGGCGCGCATTTGCCGTCGCACTCTCCAAATGTTTCGTCGAGAAACTGCCGCCGTGCCGGCGCCAGAGATAGGCGGGATAGGGCAAATGCAGAATCTCGCTGGCGCGCAGCCCGGCCGTGTAGCGGAGAAGAAGATCGTAATCTTGCGATCCTTGAAATCCGTCGCGCAGGCCGCCGATTTTCAAAACGCGGCTCCGGCGATAGAGAGAAAGGTGATTGATATAATTGACACCAGATAGCAGCACCTCGTCCCAGGCAGGCTTCAGGAAATAGTCGACGGGCCTGAGACGGCCATTGGCGATGATCTCGTCGGTATAAAGAAACTGGCATTCGGGCGCGCTGCCAAGGGCCTTGGCGATCTGCAAAACCGCGAATGGCGCCAAGGCGTCATCATGATCGAGAAGCCCAACCCAGGCTCCGGCAGCGCGGGCAATCCCCTGATTGGTCGCTGCGGCTATGCCGTGATTTTCCGCGCTCCTCACGGTCGTCAAGCCCGGCGTAGCGGCAATCTTATCCAACCAAGCACGCGTTTCGGGTGAGGTTGAACCGTCATCGCTCAGGATGAGTTCGCAGAGTTCGCTGGGCTGGCTCAAAAAGGAGGCCAATAAATCGTCGAGATGTTTTTGCTTCGTGTTGAAGATGGGCACCACGAATGAAATCAAAGGACCATGCCCGGTCTCGGGTCTCGCTTGTGCCTGTCGAACGGATTGCTCCGCGGCCAGTCTGACAACGTGGCGGAAATGCGAGGCGATGCTTCGCCGAAACGGGAAGCGAAAGCCGGTGAAGGCGACGCGCAATATCCAACGTTTTCGTTTAAAAGAGCGGGCTCTACGCTGCGCTTTCGCAGAGATGCCGGATGGGCGCGAAGGCGGGCTGTCGCTTAAATCTTCAAGCTCGCCTTGGCTAAAGTTGCGAGGCCTGTAAATGCGCCCTTCTTGGCGTCCGTGCAGCAGCCAGTGAAAGGCGCCCGACTCGACTTTGCCGTCTCGGACCGCCCCGGCCACATCGGCATTGAGACGGAGATAGCCTTCTTCATCGAAGTCATCCGGGAGCTCGTCAAAACTCACCCGCTTCAGACTGATGGAAAGAAAGCTCATAGGGCGCCATTTTGCCGAGCGTGACAGCGTCAAGTTATACGGCCCGGGGCCCGATTCCGCAATTTGAGCGGACGCAGCCCAGTTGCGACGTAGAAAGACTTTTCTCCTGATTTGAGAATATATTCAAGAATACCCGCGATATTTTTGGTATATTGCTGCGTCATCTGAGGAGCATAGAAGACATCGTTTAAATATATCGAGGCGCGATTCTGGCCTTTTAGCCGGAAAAACTATTCACCGTATCCGTAATTTTGTTCAACTTCCCTAAAGTTGTTCGGCGAAGCAATCGGCTTTATCCTTACAAAAATGCTAGCCGTAATTCGATGATTCAGCTCGATCGCATATTCAAATTCTACCGGACGGAAGGGCATGTCAAAATCGTCCTCGACCATGTGTCGACCGTCTTCGAAAGCGGCCGTTCTTACGGGCTGATGGGCGTGAACGGCGCGGGCAAATCGACGACGCTGCGGCTCATCGCGGGGACCGAGTTGCCAAATTCAGGCCGGATTCGCCGCTCCGTTCGCGTCTCTTGGCCGCTCGGTTTTGCGGGAGGATTTCATCCGTTGATGACAGGCCGGGAAAACATCAAATTCGTTGCCAGAGCCTATGGCGAAGATATCCGCAAAGTCATCGACTTCGTCGAAGATTTTTCCGAACTCGGCGATTATGTCGACGTGCCGGTCAGGACCTATTCGTCGGGCATGATGGCGCGTCTCGCTTTTGGGCTTTCGATGGCGATCGATTTCGATTGCTATCTCATCGATGAGATCACAGCCGTCGGCGACACGCGCTTCCAGGCGAAATGCAGGGATGCCTTCAACAGGCGCCGCGAAAACTCCGATCTCATTATGGTCTCGCATTCCATGCAGACGATAAAGGACTATTGCGACCGGGGAGCCGTTGTCGTGGATGGTCAAATCATAGCGTTCGAATCCGTCGACAAAGCGATCGAGGCCTATAACCGTTTGAACCGTTGAGGCTCTCAATTTTCAGGGGCGCAATCCGTCCGGCCACAGTGCCGCCAAGGAAACGATGATGGAAATCGAAGAGGGTTCGCCAGGCGAACAACGGTCATCGGCGCTTGAACGGGCGCGTGTCGTCTCGCAAGCGCTCTCCGATGCGGCGCGGCGTGCGCGGTTTTCGACGCGCAGCCGCCGCGCTTATGCCGGGGGTGGATTTCAGGCACGTCGCGGCGCCGCAGCCGTACGTTGGGCTATTTTCATCAGTTTCCAGCTTATCGTCGTCATTCCAAGCGTCATAGGTGCGATCTATTATATTTTCATCGCCTCCGATCAATATGTCGCCGAAGCGCAATTCACCGTCTTCGGCAGCGAAATGCCGGCGGTCGACGGTTTGGGCTCGTTCACGGGCATACCGCTGATGGCGATCATCCAGGACACGCAGATCGTCACCAATTACATTGAAAGCCGCGCCGCCGTCGAACAGCTCGAAAAGACGATCGGTCTCCGCGAGCTCTATTCGACCCCGGACGCTGATTGGTTCTCGCGTTTCAATGCGCAAAAGCCAATCGAAAAACTTGTCAAATATTGGCACAATAAGATCGATGTATCGATCAAAATGCCGGCCGGTATCGTCGAGATCAAAGTGCGGGCTTTCAAACCGGAGGACGCCGCGCGCATTGCGCAGGCGGTTCTGTCGATGAGCGAAACGCTGATCAACGTCATGAACGACCGCATGAACAAGGATGCCGTCTCGAATGCCGAAGAGGAGCTGAACCGAACGACCGCGCGTCTGACGCTGGCTCGCATTGCTCTTGAGCGCGCACGCAACGATGAAGGTCTGCTCGATACGCAGAAAACCGCCGAATCACTGAATAAGCTGATCACGGATAGCCGCTCCGCATATCTGGCACTTCAGCAAGACTATACGTCCCAACTCAAATGGGTCTCGGACAGCGCGCCGCAGATGCGGGCGTTGAAGTCGCGCATCAACGCGATGGCGGACCAGATCGCGGAACTCGAATCGAAATTGACAAATACGAGGCTGAGTTCTGCCACTCAGCCCACGCTTGCAACATCGATGACAAAATTCGCGGGATTGGACCTGGAGCGGCAGATCGCCGAACGTCTCTATGCGGGAGCGGCCACTTCGCTTGAACTCGCACGCCTCGCGGCTGAGAATAAGATGATGTATATTCGAATCTCGGTCAATCCAGCCGTCCCGCAGGCTCCGCAGTATCCGCGCCGGCTTCTCTATTCATTTTTGATCTTCGCGGGGCTGCTGGCGATCTGGGGACTCTGTTGCGGACTGGCTATAACCGTCCGCAACCACATGGCATGATGCCGAGAGCAGGGGAATGCTATTCAATTTAGAGGCTGACACCGGCGACCGAGTGATCGGCTATGTCGTTCCCGACGGCTTTTCGGGCATCCCGGCCATCAGCGTCTGCAGCAGGGGGCGAGAGCTTCTCAAATTTCATGCAAATGAAGTGCGCCAGTCTTTGGTCGCCGCCGGGCGTCATGAGAGCGGGACATGCGGCTTTACGCTCGATACGGCCATCCTGCCCGATCTTCCAGCCCTGCAAGAGCTCGAACTCTTCGATGTTGAAACGGGTCTATTGATCTACCGGCGGCCGGGCAAAGACATCATCAAAAAGAAACTCTTGCGACTTGAGACGCATTTCTTTCCGCTTTGGCGTTTTGACAGCGCGCTTCACGGCAGGTTTCAATATTTCGCCAAAGGCGTCGAACAATTGGGCCGTGAAACGGTCACGCAGCTCTTTTTGCTGAACCAGGTCGAATCGGCATTCATCAGCGGCCGGATTCTCTATAAAAATTACGCTTATTTCATCGAGTCAGGTTTTCAAACGGTTGCCATCCTTCATGATCCCTACGAGGAACTCGCGGAGCGCTTGCTCGTCTTGAGCAAACTCAGACAACTCGGTTCCGAACATCTCGGCATGCGCGACAGCATGAGCCTGCAGGCGGCGATCAATTTCGCGCAAAACCTTCCCTTCGCCGAAGAGAAAGCGCTCAATCGCGCGATTCGAAACATGCCCGCCGACGTCGCCGCGGCCTTTACGAATCCGGTCACCCGCCAATTGACGACGGCGACGCCGGACGAAATGCCGAGCGGCGGCGCGGTCGCTTTGGCTTTGGACCTGCTTGCCTCTTTCGCCATAGTGGGGCTACGCCGTGAGCCGGGAAAGTTCATCTCCGGACTGGCCGAGCTTTTGGATATGGACGAGAGGTCCTTGCCGGATATTCCGCATTTGACAGCCGTCGCGCCGCTGGCAAAACAGCTGAAAAATCTACCGGAGCTCGAAATCCTCCTCGAAAAAGACCTTGAACTTTATCACTATGTCGACGAGGCCTTCAAAAAATAGGCATAATACCGGCGCCGGGACGAAAGGAACTCCGGTAAGGACTTCGGATGGGTCAGGAAAGCAAAGTCGAACCCAAGACGGCCTTCGCGGCGCAGGCGAGGCTCGCCCGCGTGTCGGCTGAAGATGCCGTCGTCAGCGTCCCGAAAGGCTTCGTGCAGCGGCTTTTCGACGGCGCGGTTCGGCGCGTCTCCAAGTCGCCCGTGCCGGACTGGAAGCAGCTCCCGGTGCGCTTACCCGTCAAGCGGCCCTCCGCCTATCTTCTCAGTTTCGTGCTGGCGGTCGTGGTGCCGTCCTTTATCGCGATCCTCTATCTCGCCTTCATCGCCTCCGACCAATATGTATCGGAGGCCCGTTTTGCCATCCGCGCCGCGGAGATCGACTTCGGCGGCAGCAGGCAGCAGGGCGCGTCGACCCTCTCAGCCGGATCGATCGGCAGCATGCCGTCGCTGGCCGGTCAAGAGGCCTATGTCGTGACAGGCTATATTCATAGCCATGCCATCATCGACGATCTGTCGAAAGAGGTGGACCTGCGTGAGATCTTCCGGCGGCCGGAAGCAGACTTCTGGGCCAGGCTGAAATCCCATGCGAGCGCCGAAGATCTCCTCAGCTATTGGAACAGCATGGTCATGACGTCGATTGACGGACCGTCGGGCATTGTCACGGTCTATGCCCGCGCCTTCCGGCCGGACGATGCTTTGAAGCTCACGCAAGCCATCGTCCGCGCCAGCGAAAAGCTCGTCAACGACATTTCGGCGCGCGCCCGCAATGACACGATGAAACGGGCCGAGGAGGAGGTGCGCGCCACCGAAAGCCGGGTCCGCCAAGTGCTCGCAGATATGCGCAGCTATCGTGACAGGGAAGGCTTCATCGACCCGACCGTCGCAGCGACCTCGACGGGCAAGCTTCTCGTCGAGGCCATGTCGGAAAAGATCAAGCTTCAGAACGATTATTTTGCGACATCCGCCAGCCTCTCGCCGAACGCGCCGACGCTTCAGGCGCTTAAAACGCGGTTGCAAGGCCTCGATAGGCAGATCGATGACTTGAAGGCGCAATTGACCAGTTCATCGCCGGAAGGAAAGCCGATCTCGGCGGCACTCGTCAAATTCGAAGAATTGGAGCTGCGGAGGATCTTTTCTGAAAAGCTGTTCACGATGGCGCAGGATGCCCTGGAGCGCGCACGCATGAAAGCCGAACGGCAAAACATGTATGTGACAGCGTTCGTTCCGCCGGCCCTCCCGGAAGAACCCAAATATCCGGAGCGCCTGGCGCTCTCCTGTCTCATCCCGGCCGGACTCTTGATCCTTTGGGGGATTTTTGCGCTGATTGGTGCCGCCATAAACGATCATCGATATTGACCGCGAGCAAAGGCTTTTCAGCATGGATATGACGCTTCGCGTCAACCTTTCCACGACGCGATCGTATCGGCAAGGCCGGCGTCAAGACCGTAGCGCGGCAAGAACCCTACCTCCCGCGTCAGGCGCGTCGTATCGGCCTCCACAATAGCCGGCTCCGTTGCCGGGAGGATCCGTTCCCCAAAGCGGAGACATTCGGCATGGCCGATGAGCGCCGCGATCTTTTCCAGAATCGTGCGAACCGGAACGGCCATGCCGGAGCCTATATTGACAGGACCTTGCACGTCGCAATCGACGAGCGCCGCGAACGCGCCGGCAACATCATCGACATGAAGAAAGTCGCGCATCTGCTCCCCCGGGCTTGTCGGAAATGGGGTCGAGCGCAACAGAGCCTGAATCGCATCGCTGACAAGCCGTCCCGGCTTCTCTCCGGGCCCATAGAGATAAAAGATTCTGCCCCAGCCGACCGAAAGCCCTGTATTGACGCCATAGCCGACGAGCAGCCGGCACAAGGCATCTTTCGCCGTTCCGTAAAAGGTCGCAGGAATACAAGGCGTCTGCAGTTCAAAAAAGCGGGGCGAGCCCCACTGATATTCCGAGCAAGTGCCGGCAAAAACCGCGCGCTGGCCTCCAGCCATGACAAAGGCTTTCACAAGGTGGAGACTCGCGCCGACCCAATCGAGATTGACGGCTGCCGTCCAATACTGGCCCGGCGTGACATTCCACGCGAGATGCAGAAGGTGAGTGGCCTGGAGGTCTGCCATCACTTTACGCGTTGCATCTATGTCCAAAATATCAGCAAAGTGAAACGTGATACGATCATCATGAGGCCGCGTCCGGCCGATCGCATGAACTTCGTAGCCCTTCGCGAGCAAATGCGCTGTGGCACGTGTACCTATGAACCCGGCCGCGCCGGTCACGAGAACGCGTTTCATGGCTTCCAATCGGGAAATTGCAGATCGCGCTCGGAAATAACACTGATGGGCTCCGGCCAATCGATTTCGATGGCCGGGTCATTCCACCTGATGCCGCGCGCAGCCGCCGCGACAAATGGGATATCGATCATGTAAAGAACTTCGGTGGCATCCGCGAGAACTTGGAAGCCATGCGCCAAGCCGGCTGGGATATAGATCGCGCGCCGGTTCTGTGCCGAGAGCTCGATGCCGGCCGAATGCAAATAGGTCTCGGAACCTTGTCGCAGATCGACGATAACGTCGTGAATAGCGCCGGCGGTGCAACGCACGATCTTTGTTTCGGCATGCGGCTCAACCGAAAAATGCATGCCTCGTATCGTGCCGCGGCGGGCGTTGAAAGAGATGCTCGTCTGCGCAAAATGGTCGACAAGGCCTTGTCCCGCAAACTCCTCCGCGCAAAATGTCCGGGCGAAAAAGCCGCGATCATCCGTATACGGTTCGATTTTGATCACATAAGCGCCGGGGATTGCAAGAGGTTCGAAGCGCACATCCGCCGTCCTAATAGATCGAAAGGCTAGGAATGGCCGTGACAAATTGGCCGCCCCATTCACGAATCCCCTTCAACTGTTCCGCGATCTCGTCTTTCAGGTTCCATGGCAGGATCAAGACGTAATCGGGCTGTTGAGCCAGCATGTCTTCGGGCGAGATGACGGGAATGCGGCTTCCTGGCAGCAAACTCGTCTGCTTATGCGGCGAGCGATCGGCAACGCTCCTGACGAATTCTGGACCGATGCCGCAATAATTCAGAAAAGTGTTTCCTTTCGCCGCCGCACCATAAGCGCAAACCACCTTGTTTTCATCATGCGCTTTGATCAGGAACTCGAGCGTCCGGCATTTGATCGCGACCACATTTTTCGCGAAGGCACTATATCCCGCGAGATCGAATAGACCCGCTGCACGTTCCTCGGAGATGACCCTGTCGACGCCTGGCTCATGCCGATGCGAAGCACCCTCATGACAGGCGAACACGCGCAGCGACCCACCGTGTGTCGGCAATTCCTCGACATCGAAGACACGCAAACCTTTGCGTTTCATCATGCCGGCGACCGTGCCGAGCGAAAGATAAGAGAAATGCTCGTGGTAGATCGTGTCGAATTGATTATGTTCAATCAAACGAAGGAGATGCGGAAACTCGAATGTCGCAACACCTTCCGGTTTGAGAAGAACGTGAAACCCGCCGAGAAAATCGAGAATGTCCGGCACATGCGCGAGGACATTATTGGCTGCCATGAGATCGGCGGCATGTCCCGACTGGCGCAATAATTCCGCATTTGCCTCGCCAAAAAACATGACTTCTGTCGGGACGCCTTTGGCAATAGCGGCCGCTGCCACATTGCGCGCCGGTTCGATACCAAGCACCGGAACATCGCGCGCTACGAAATATTGCAGCAAATAGCCGTCATTGCTCGCCACCTCGACGACTTTATGCTCCGGCCCGAGGCCGAAGCGCGCTTTCATGGCAGCGACATAATCTTCTGCGTGGCGAAGCCAGCTCGTCGAGAATCCGGAGAAATAGGCATAATTGGAAAAGATGGCATCGGGGCTTTCAAATTCTTCGAGCTGGACGAGAAAACATGCGTCGCAAACATAGACGTGCAGGGGGTGGAAGATTTCGCCGCCATGAGCTTTTTCGGCCGGCACATATGAATTCGCCAGAGGCGAAAGGCCGAGATCGACGAAGGTATGCTTGAGCTCTGCGCCGCAGGCGCGGCATGTTCGCGACGTCAATGGATAAAGCTCCTCAGGGCCTCGTAACGATCGATCTGATCGGCGGTGATCGCAGCCGCCGCTTTGCCGTCGAGCTGGGCTCGATACCATTCGGCACTCCAGGCGAGCGCCTCGTCAAGCCGCAATCGGCTGCCCCAGCCAAGCCGGGCCCGCGCCTTCGAAGCATCCACTTTGAGGTGGGCCGCTTCATGCGGCTGCGGTCTTTCGGTCAAGATCCATGATGCACCGTCGCCCCAGGACAAAGCCAACTTGTCGACGATATAGGAAACCGATTGGCAATCCTCATCTGGCGGCCCGAAATTCCACGCCTCGGCGAAGCTCGCTCCATCTTCCGATGCAAGGCATTCCGCGAGGCGGATATAGCCGCTGAGAGGTTCCAATACATGTTGCCACGGCCGGATTGAATGAGGCCGCCTGATCTCGACCGGCCGGCTCTGCCCGAAAGACCGGATAATGTCTGGGATAAGACGGTCTTCGGACCAGTCGCCGCCGCCAATGACATTGCCGGCGCGCGCGCTCGCGATGTGGCAAATCCGTCCCGACGACGCAGCGAAGAAGGAGCTACGATAAGCACTTGTGACGAGTTCGGCACAGCCTTTCGAACTGCTGTAAGGGTCGTGGCCGCCCATGGGCTCTGATTCGCGATAGGCCCAGAGCCATTCCTTGTTGT
The Methyloferula stellata AR4 DNA segment above includes these coding regions:
- a CDS encoding lysozyme inhibitor LprI family protein, yielding MKARRILAFAFTAGACFSAAVPACAATPPINCKKASTTIEKTICESPEFVAMDREIAALYDRGLAEFSGDDRHGLAQSQLAFIKQRSGCGWASHHSAHPGPAINECIRDKMETRLHALRNRVDRGGVTGR
- a CDS encoding glycosyltransferase family 2 protein; the encoded protein is MVMTHSGFPIVGLSAARDVEQDEKSYSALCDEPWLRLDFESPVPHGCWIELQYATGFFDPLARPVLRCFSRDAYHDEILPGALFGRAIWIGYIPKDTREIWISPTNRAGPFSFAIDHFATLSQAQMLWRALRQNARHCLLGIGAELIGLRHFAKVEFKKALSAQSFATYNEWRERRTRQLDLDQFDVPRTDWTRGPHVRFLGFPDGASAADVTRLLSELDTQSYPNWSIAIVAPSKDFAFSARQDAGLSTKLAIISPDRLGADLLHGLSDDDFIAPIAMSDSIPAYSLPVFVEMGSRHSKTDIFYGDEEFVGKDGRHFAPQLRPDWSAAVGMGLTGTATFFRVCFLKERMPSAIEWLRPAENLSGETRLKAEVAHIRRVMRSRRGAPPAYAHAPHTEKSGRVSIASGFSPRATLIIPTKDRFDLLSTCVESLRRKTCLDGIEIIVVDNGTEQSQARRLLDQLAHEPHFRVISRPGAFNFASFCNDAAAEALAPVLMFLNNDTEIIDETWLEPLLHWAQRPGVGAVGAKLLYPNGRVQHAGVVLGMGGRAGHFERTLPKDDPGYLGRLRVPHEVSSVTAACLAVEKRKFDAVSGFDAVNLPVELNDIDLCLRLAEHGWATVFVPESVLIHRESASRGIVLHPDKTYGREHMYFRTRWIHRLRDDRFFHPALSLHAIYPALE
- a CDS encoding class I SAM-dependent methyltransferase, coding for MSLTRLMTRGLRKAADVIDRTMDGKATRNGDDHGAVLDEYATGMPSAQNAVDALPGWNHALPDHVGAMAGIGAFYNDPRIIWAIEQFGSVEGRKILELGPLEAAHTYLLERSGAGTIHSIEANKLSFLRCLVVKELLCLEHAKFFLGDFTDWLDQRQDHYDFIIASGVLYHMQDPVRLLELIAQKTDAFYLWTHYANDDAMPVGDPRRQAFVGPAQTQERHGMKVRFHKRSYHGAWRNKAFCGGMHDLHCWMEKDDILSIIKALGFADIRIAHDEPAHPNGPSFSVFARRTVG
- a CDS encoding glycosyltransferase family 2 protein, translated to MISFVVPIFNTKQKHLDDLLASFLSQPSELCELILSDDGSTSPETRAWLDKIAATPGLTTVRSAENHGIAAATNQGIARAAGAWVGLLDHDDALAPFAVLQIAKALGSAPECQFLYTDEIIANGRLRPVDYFLKPAWDEVLLSGVNYINHLSLYRRSRVLKIGGLRDGFQGSQDYDLLLRYTAGLRASEILHLPYPAYLWRRHGGSFSTKHLESATANARRAIGEAYATDARPAQVGPALAADLHRLRFDLERTEWPLVSVIIPNRDALLLVSKLLEGLTAKTDYPALEIIVVDNGSKSPEVLALYENYRRSGIEFTASIKEEHFNFSSSVNRGIGLAKGDLILLLNNDIEILHGNWLKEMVSCLDYPGTGIVGAKLLYPNGTLQHAGVIAGLGGLAGHWFIGRNESFPGPMGRLRVRQSLSAVTAACMLITRSCIERVGLFDETTFGIAYNDVDYCLRAITQGFRVVWTPFATLLHHESASRGSDEAPDKIARFRKDQQSLRTRHRTDIFEDRAFNPWYSKHHSEPKPVFLKQLPGAR
- a CDS encoding ABC transporter ATP-binding protein, producing MIQLDRIFKFYRTEGHVKIVLDHVSTVFESGRSYGLMGVNGAGKSTTLRLIAGTELPNSGRIRRSVRVSWPLGFAGGFHPLMTGRENIKFVARAYGEDIRKVIDFVEDFSELGDYVDVPVRTYSSGMMARLAFGLSMAIDFDCYLIDEITAVGDTRFQAKCRDAFNRRRENSDLIMVSHSMQTIKDYCDRGAVVVDGQIIAFESVDKAIEAYNRLNR